From the genome of Methylocystis echinoides:
GCCTTCTCCGACGACATGGACGGGCTGCGCAAGGTCCCCGACAACATCCCCAACAAGGAGCTTGTCGCCGCGCATCTCGGCAAGCCGCTGACGCAGGTGCCGGACCCGTTCGGCACGCACGACAGTTTCGGCGCCCATAACAATGCGCGGCTGCGCGCCTTCCTCGACGCCTTCGGCTTCGAATACGAATTCGCCTCCTCGACCGAATATTACAAAGGCGGGCGCTTCGACGCAGCTTTGAAACATATGCTCGCCCGCTACGACGCGGTCATGAAGATCATGTTGCCGAGCTTCCGCGAGGAGCGCGCGGCGACCTACTCGCCCTTCCTGCCGATCCACCCGCGCACCGGCATTGTCATGCAGGTCGCCCTGACCGGCATGGACGCCGAGGCCGGAACGATCGACTGGGCCGATCCGGAGACCGGTGAAAAATTCACGACGCCCGTCACCGGCGGCCATTGCAAGCTGCAGTGGAAGCCCGACTGGGCGATGCGCTGGTATGCGCTCGGCGTCGATTACGAGATGGCCGGCAAGGATCTGATCGATTCGGTCAAGCTTTCGGGCGCGATCGTGCGCGCGCTCGGCGGCCGCCCGCCGGAGGGTTTCAATTACGAGCTCTTCCTCGACGAGAAGGGCCAGAAGATTTCGAAGTCCAAGGGCAACGGACTCACGATCGAGGAATGGCTGACCTACGCGAGCCCCGAGAGCCTCGCGCAGTTCATGTATCAAAAGCCGACGGCGGCGAAGCGGCTTTACTTCGACGTGATCCCGCGCGCCGTCGACGATTATCTGACCTTTCTCGACGCCTATCCGCGCCAGGACTGGCGCCAGCGCCTCGGCAATCCGGTCTGGCACATCCACGCCGGCAACCCGCCGCCGCCCGAGACGCTCGAACATGCCGGCGAAGCGAAGGGAACGAGCGTCTCCTTCTCCATGCTGCTCAATCTCGCCGCCGTCGCCAACGCCGAGGACCCCGCCGTGCTGTGGGGCTTTCTCAAGCGCTACGCGCCGAGCGCCTCGCCCGAAAACCACCCGCATCTCGACAAGCTCGTGGGCTATGCGGTCGCTTACTTTCGCGATTTCGTAAAGCCTGCGAAATCCTATCGGGCGGCGGACGAGGTGGAGCGCGGGGTGCTGGACAGGATCGACGCGACGCTCGCCGCTTTGCCTGCGGGCGCGACGGCCGAAGAGATACAGGCGGCGCTGTACGACGTCGGCCGGGCCGTGCCGCGCTATCAGGATTTCGCCGCCAAGGGCGCAACGCCGGAGCGTCCGGGCGTCTCCAACGATTTCTTCAACATGCTCTATGAGGTGCTGCTCGGCGAGAAGAAGGGGCCGCGGTTCGGCTCTTTCATCGCGCTCTATGGCGTCGCCGAAACGCGCAAGCTCATCGCCGACGCGCTCGCCGGCGCCTTCGTGAACGCGCCCGCCTGATGCGCGCCGCCGAGGCCACTATTCTCATCGTTCCGGGCTATCTCGATTCCGGTCCGGAACATTGGCAGAGCCGCTGGGAGAAAAAGCTCTCGACGGCCCGCCGCGTCGTCCAGCGCGATTTCGCGCATCCCGATTGCGCCGAATGGGTCGAGGCGATCCGTCGCGAGGTTCTGGCCTCGAGCCGGCCCGTCGTGCTCGTCGCCCATTCCTTGGGCGTGATCGCCGCGCTTCATGCTGCGCAGCAATTGCGCAGCAAATTCGCCGGCGCCTTTCTCGTCGCGCCGCCCTCGGAGGCGGTGATCCGCGAAATGCCGGACGTGGATTCGGCGTTTCTGCCCGTGCCCCGGGCGCGCCTCCCCTTTCCCGCGCTCCTGGTTGGCGGCAGCAATGATCCCTACGCGGACGCGTCTTTCGCGCGCATCCTCGCCGAGGAGATCGGCGCGCGCTTCATCGACGCCGGGCCGGCGGGCCATCTCAACGCGGAGAGCGGCCACGGCCCCTGGCCGGAAGGCTCGCTCGCCTTCGCCCATTTTATCGCGGGGCTTTGAGCCCCTCCTTTAGAAGGCGCGATAGGCGTCGAGATCGGCCGGCGCGCCGACGGAGATCGCGGTCGCGCCCGGCGCAATGCGCTTCAACAGCCCGGCCAGCACCTTGCCCGATCCACATTCGACGAATTGTGTGACGCCCTGGTCGGCGATGTAGGCGACGCATTCGCGCCAGCGCACCGCGCCCGTGACCTGCTCGACCAGCAGCCGGCGGATCGTCTCGGGGTCGGCGACCGGCGCCGCCGTGACATTGGCGACGACGGGGACGCAGGGCGCGGCAATCGTCGCGCCGGCCAGCGCCTGCGCCATGGCGTCGGCGGCGGGCTGCATCAGCGCGCAATGGAAGGGGGCGGACACGGGGAGCAGCACGGCGCGCTTGATTCCCTTCTCCTTGGCGATCTCCATCGCCTTTTCGACGGCGGCCTTGGCGCCGGAAATGACCACCTGCCCGCCGCCATTGTCATTTGCGACCTGGCAGACGGCCGAAAGCGCCGCGGCGGCCGCGCCGGCGATGTCGCGGGCCTGCTCGAGGTCGGCGCCGAGCAGCGCCGCCATCGCGCCCTCGCCCACCGGCACGGCCTTTTGCATGGCGTCGCCGCGGATGCGCAAGAGCTTCGCCGTGTCGGAAATCGAGAGCGCGCCAGCGGCGGCGAGCGCGGAATATTCGCCGAGCGAATGGCCGGCGACGAAGGCGGCGTCTTTCCGAAGATCGAGCCCGCATTCGGCCTCGAGCACGCGGATTGCGGCGAGGGAGGCCGCCATGAGCGCCGGCTGGGCGTTGGCGGTGAGCGTCAGCTCGGTCTCTGGTCCTTCGAACATGAGTTTCGAGAGCGGCTGCGACAGCGCGTCGTCGACCTCCTCGAAAACCGCGCGCGCCGGCGCGAAGGCGTCCGCCAACGCCTTGCCCATGCCGACCGCCTGCGAGCCCTGTCCGGGGAAAATAAACGCCTTCGCCATCGCCTCCGCCCTTTCGGTTTTTTCCGTGTTTCGCGCCGAGTGGCATTGGCGGGCGTTGCATGTCAAGCTCGAGAGACAGACGGCCGGGCGACGAGCGGGCTGGGGAGGAGCGGCCTGGCGGCGCCGGCGGCGGCCTGAGAACCTATGAGGGCGAGATGG
Proteins encoded in this window:
- a CDS encoding lysine--tRNA ligase is translated as MSASLVLTPELLDAARVSPAWPFEEAKKLVKRIEASGQKSVLFETGYGPSGLPHIGTFGEVARTSMVRRAFETLTEGKIATRLIAFSDDMDGLRKVPDNIPNKELVAAHLGKPLTQVPDPFGTHDSFGAHNNARLRAFLDAFGFEYEFASSTEYYKGGRFDAALKHMLARYDAVMKIMLPSFREERAATYSPFLPIHPRTGIVMQVALTGMDAEAGTIDWADPETGEKFTTPVTGGHCKLQWKPDWAMRWYALGVDYEMAGKDLIDSVKLSGAIVRALGGRPPEGFNYELFLDEKGQKISKSKGNGLTIEEWLTYASPESLAQFMYQKPTAAKRLYFDVIPRAVDDYLTFLDAYPRQDWRQRLGNPVWHIHAGNPPPPETLEHAGEAKGTSVSFSMLLNLAAVANAEDPAVLWGFLKRYAPSASPENHPHLDKLVGYAVAYFRDFVKPAKSYRAADEVERGVLDRIDATLAALPAGATAEEIQAALYDVGRAVPRYQDFAAKGATPERPGVSNDFFNMLYEVLLGEKKGPRFGSFIALYGVAETRKLIADALAGAFVNAPA
- a CDS encoding alpha/beta hydrolase, whose amino-acid sequence is MRAAEATILIVPGYLDSGPEHWQSRWEKKLSTARRVVQRDFAHPDCAEWVEAIRREVLASSRPVVLVAHSLGVIAALHAAQQLRSKFAGAFLVAPPSEAVIREMPDVDSAFLPVPRARLPFPALLVGGSNDPYADASFARILAEEIGARFIDAGPAGHLNAESGHGPWPEGSLAFAHFIAGL
- the fabD gene encoding ACP S-malonyltransferase; this encodes MAKAFIFPGQGSQAVGMGKALADAFAPARAVFEEVDDALSQPLSKLMFEGPETELTLTANAQPALMAASLAAIRVLEAECGLDLRKDAAFVAGHSLGEYSALAAAGALSISDTAKLLRIRGDAMQKAVPVGEGAMAALLGADLEQARDIAGAAAAALSAVCQVANDNGGGQVVISGAKAAVEKAMEIAKEKGIKRAVLLPVSAPFHCALMQPAADAMAQALAGATIAAPCVPVVANVTAAPVADPETIRRLLVEQVTGAVRWRECVAYIADQGVTQFVECGSGKVLAGLLKRIAPGATAISVGAPADLDAYRAF